The Microbacterium maritypicum genome contains a region encoding:
- a CDS encoding bifunctional 4-hydroxy-2-oxoglutarate aldolase/2-dehydro-3-deoxy-phosphogluconate aldolase, whose product MPDRLDRARTTGILAVLRAPSPELALEASEAIIRGGVTGIEVTFSTPDAPAVIRELIARHGDAAHIGAGTVTTAAQAEQAAEAGAEFLVSPGTLPHLTRSMLDTGRVVMTGAMTPTEVMAALELGVDVVKIFPASLGGPSYLGALRGPFPDAPLMPTGGVSPDNLAAWFAAGAVAVGAGGDLANGASIKAADWADIEQRAARFAAALAATRD is encoded by the coding sequence ATGCCCGACCGTCTCGACCGCGCCCGCACCACCGGCATCCTCGCCGTTCTCCGCGCCCCCTCCCCTGAACTGGCGCTCGAGGCCTCCGAGGCGATCATCCGCGGCGGTGTCACGGGCATCGAGGTGACCTTCTCCACGCCCGATGCACCCGCCGTCATCCGCGAGCTCATCGCACGCCACGGCGACGCCGCCCACATCGGCGCCGGCACCGTGACCACGGCAGCGCAGGCGGAGCAGGCCGCCGAGGCGGGCGCCGAGTTCCTGGTGAGCCCCGGCACGCTGCCCCACCTCACCCGCAGCATGCTCGACACGGGTCGCGTCGTGATGACCGGAGCCATGACGCCCACCGAGGTCATGGCCGCACTCGAGCTCGGCGTCGACGTGGTGAAGATCTTCCCGGCCTCCCTCGGCGGCCCTTCGTACCTCGGCGCCCTGCGCGGACCGTTCCCCGACGCTCCACTGATGCCCACCGGCGGCGTCAGCCCCGACAACCTCGCCGCGTGGTTCGCCGCCGGCGCGGTAGCGGTAGGCGCCGGGGGCGACCTCGCGAACGGCGCGTCGATCAAGGCTGCCGACTGGGCCGACATCGAGCAGCGCGCTGCACGGTTCGCGGCGGCTCTCGCCGCCACGCGAGACTGA
- a CDS encoding SDR family NAD(P)-dependent oxidoreductase, with amino-acid sequence MQISGQGALITGGASGLGLATARRLVAAGAHVTIIDLASSKGAEIADELGGLFVAADVTNADEVQAAVAAAQAAAPLRVVVNCAGIAPPAKVLDREGNPAVLADFERVIRINLVGTFNVISQASAVIAKNELHDEERGVIVNTASVAAFDGQIGQPAYSASKGGVHAMTLPVARELARYGIRVCTIAPGIMETPMLMGLPQAAQDSLGQQVPFPSRLGRPDEYAVLVQQIVENGYLNGETIRLDGAIRMAPR; translated from the coding sequence ATGCAGATCAGCGGACAGGGTGCACTCATCACCGGTGGGGCCTCGGGGCTCGGACTCGCCACGGCGCGTCGGCTGGTCGCCGCGGGAGCGCACGTCACGATCATCGACCTCGCCTCGTCGAAGGGTGCCGAGATCGCGGACGAGCTCGGCGGGCTCTTCGTCGCGGCGGATGTGACGAACGCCGATGAGGTGCAGGCGGCCGTCGCGGCCGCGCAGGCGGCAGCTCCGCTGCGCGTCGTCGTGAACTGTGCAGGGATCGCTCCGCCCGCGAAGGTGCTCGACCGCGAGGGCAATCCCGCCGTGCTCGCCGACTTCGAGCGCGTGATCCGCATCAACCTGGTCGGCACGTTCAACGTCATCTCGCAGGCCTCTGCCGTGATCGCCAAGAACGAGCTGCACGACGAGGAACGCGGCGTCATCGTGAACACCGCGAGCGTCGCCGCGTTCGACGGCCAGATCGGCCAGCCCGCCTACTCCGCATCCAAGGGCGGCGTGCACGCCATGACCCTCCCCGTGGCGCGCGAGCTCGCCCGCTACGGCATCCGGGTCTGCACGATCGCTCCCGGCATCATGGAGACGCCGATGCTGATGGGTCTCCCGCAGGCCGCTCAGGACTCCCTGGGCCAGCAGGTCCCCTTCCCGTCGCGGCTCGGTCGCCCCGACGAATACGCCGTGCTCGTGCAGCAGATCGTCGAGAACGGCTATCTCAACGGCGAGACCATCCGCCTCGACGGCGCCATCCGCATGGCGCCGCGCTGA
- a CDS encoding ribosomal protein L7/L12, which translates to MDAVLWIIAIVVGLIVVVAILAVALRGMRPKLPEPQVFTPSPTTARTAPASSASASVSGLTPTVIAEIDRLVSAGQKIHAIKLYRDHSGVGLKEAKDRIEHWSVSTTAPHLAAVSNATATRSSITPTAMTPSSVRASLPPSVATEIDRMVAGDSAIAAIKTLRQHTGLGLKESKELIEAWPRTHAS; encoded by the coding sequence ATGGATGCCGTGCTGTGGATCATCGCGATCGTCGTCGGCCTGATCGTGGTCGTCGCGATCCTCGCGGTCGCACTGCGCGGCATGCGCCCGAAGCTGCCGGAGCCGCAGGTGTTCACCCCGTCGCCCACGACCGCGCGCACGGCTCCGGCCTCGTCGGCGTCGGCGTCGGTCTCCGGTCTGACGCCGACCGTGATCGCCGAGATCGACCGGCTCGTCTCAGCCGGGCAGAAGATCCACGCGATCAAGCTCTACCGCGACCACTCGGGCGTCGGCCTCAAGGAGGCGAAGGACCGCATAGAGCACTGGTCGGTCAGCACCACGGCGCCGCACCTCGCAGCCGTGTCGAACGCCACGGCCACACGCTCCTCGATCACCCCGACCGCCATGACCCCGTCGTCTGTGCGCGCGTCGCTGCCGCCGTCGGTCGCCACCGAGATCGACAGGATGGTCGCCGGCGACTCCGCCATCGCCGCGATCAAGACGCTGCGCCAACACACCGGACTCGGCCTCAAGGAGTCGAAGGAACTGATCGAGGCCTGGCCGCGCACCCACGCCTCCTGA
- a CDS encoding energy-coupling factor transporter transmembrane component T family protein codes for MSLLETRARTGALATVNPVAKLGVSALIAVPLILTLDPVSASVALALEFVLFLFAGIGWREFWVRTWPVWLAAPLTGLTIALYGQTSGVVYVDWFVLRISEGSLALALATMLRVLAIALPSVVLFITVDPTDLADGLGQIVRLPARFVLGALAGLRMVGLFLDDWRALELARRARGVADRGRIRRFLGMAFALLVLSIRRGAKLATAMEARGFGAPGRRTWARESRFGAAEWLLLAVGAAISGIAVAAAVVTGAWNFILGPSA; via the coding sequence ATGAGCCTTCTCGAGACACGGGCACGCACCGGAGCGCTCGCCACGGTCAACCCGGTGGCCAAACTCGGGGTGAGCGCGCTCATCGCGGTACCCCTGATCCTGACTCTCGATCCGGTCTCGGCCTCCGTCGCCCTCGCCCTGGAGTTCGTGCTGTTCCTGTTCGCCGGGATCGGCTGGCGCGAGTTCTGGGTGCGCACCTGGCCGGTGTGGCTCGCAGCGCCCCTCACCGGTCTCACGATCGCGCTCTACGGTCAGACCAGCGGCGTCGTCTACGTCGACTGGTTCGTGCTGCGCATCAGCGAGGGATCGCTCGCGCTGGCGCTCGCGACGATGCTGCGTGTGCTGGCGATCGCGCTGCCGTCGGTGGTGCTCTTCATCACCGTCGATCCGACCGACCTCGCCGACGGTCTCGGCCAGATCGTCCGTCTGCCCGCCCGATTCGTGCTCGGCGCACTCGCGGGCCTCCGGATGGTAGGCCTCTTCCTCGACGATTGGCGTGCGCTCGAGCTGGCGCGTCGGGCCAGGGGTGTGGCCGATCGCGGCCGCATCCGTCGCTTCCTGGGGATGGCCTTCGCCCTGCTCGTGCTCTCCATCCGTCGCGGCGCCAAACTGGCGACGGCCATGGAGGCGCGGGGTTTCGGGGCGCCTGGCCGGCGCACCTGGGCGCGAGAGTCACGCTTCGGGGCGGCCGAATGGCTGCTGCTCGCCGTGGGCGCGGCCATCTCCGGCATCGCGGTCGCTGCCGCCGTCGTCACCGGGGCGTGGAACTTCATCCTCGGTCCCTCGGCCTGA
- a CDS encoding potassium channel family protein: MTKFLSFTPDARRIAEADSVAVIGLGRFGTSLALELMSSGTEVLGIDADEDIVQSLNGELTQVVRADSTRLDVLRQLAVGEFDRVVLAIGNDITASILTASLLLQLQVPVIWAKAVDEQHGAVLEQLGVHRVIYPEKDMGRRVAHLVRGAAADYLEIDRGYAIVKTVAPRHLQGITLREAAVRSTHGITVAAYRPERGEWRNAEADTVLGEGDTVLVVGPTTKVERFAQLR, translated from the coding sequence ATGACCAAGTTCCTCTCCTTCACCCCTGACGCCCGGCGCATCGCCGAAGCCGATTCCGTCGCGGTGATCGGCCTCGGACGCTTCGGGACCTCCCTCGCGCTCGAACTGATGTCGTCGGGCACCGAGGTCCTCGGCATCGACGCCGACGAGGACATCGTGCAGTCCCTCAACGGCGAGCTCACGCAGGTGGTCAGAGCGGACTCGACGCGGCTCGACGTGCTCCGACAGCTCGCGGTCGGCGAGTTCGATCGTGTCGTCCTCGCGATCGGCAACGACATCACCGCGTCGATCCTCACCGCGTCCCTGCTGCTCCAGCTGCAGGTACCCGTGATCTGGGCCAAGGCGGTCGACGAGCAGCACGGGGCGGTCCTCGAACAGCTCGGCGTGCATCGCGTCATCTATCCGGAGAAGGACATGGGCCGACGCGTCGCCCACCTCGTGCGCGGCGCCGCCGCCGACTACCTGGAGATCGACCGCGGCTACGCGATCGTCAAGACCGTCGCACCCCGGCACCTGCAGGGCATCACCTTGAGAGAGGCCGCCGTGCGCAGCACCCACGGGATCACGGTGGCCGCGTATCGACCCGAACGAGGGGAATGGCGAAACGCCGAGGCCGACACCGTGCTGGGCGAAGGAGACACCGTGCTCGTCGTCGGTCCGACCACGAAGGTCGAGAGGTTCGCGCAGTTGCGTTGA
- the rlmN gene encoding 23S rRNA (adenine(2503)-C(2))-methyltransferase RlmN: MTETPRTRETRPAASASAPQGRPAQGKVRETRTAQVRPATEGWTQQKDAEGRPLLQFASPKRGKPPVHLADLTPAERTEKVKELGLPGFRAKQLSTHYFRHYTSDPEQMTDLPADTREQLVAGMLPPLLTEVRRLETDRGDTIKFLWRLHDGALVESVLMRYPGRITLCVSSQAGCGMNCPFCATGQAGLTRNMSTAEIIEQIVRANRLIAEGGLGGKKADDHSMERVSNIVFMGMGEPLANYKRVMDAVRSMVAPQPDGLGMSARGITVSTVGLVPAIKKLADENIPVTFALSLHAPDDHLRDELIPVNSRWKVDEALDAAYEYYAKTGRRVSIEYALIKDMNDHAWRADLLAEKLNQRGRGWVHVNPIPLNPTPGSIWTSSEIPVQNEFVRRLNDAGIPTTLRDTRGKEIDGACGQLVATTEDEAASAAIG; encoded by the coding sequence ATGACCGAGACTCCCCGCACGCGCGAGACGCGCCCCGCAGCATCCGCGTCCGCCCCGCAGGGTCGGCCCGCCCAGGGCAAGGTCCGCGAGACGCGCACGGCGCAGGTGCGCCCCGCGACCGAGGGGTGGACCCAGCAGAAGGATGCCGAGGGGCGTCCGCTGCTGCAGTTCGCGAGCCCCAAGCGCGGCAAGCCGCCGGTGCACCTGGCCGACCTCACCCCGGCCGAGCGCACCGAGAAGGTCAAGGAGCTCGGGCTTCCGGGTTTCCGCGCGAAGCAGCTGTCGACGCACTACTTCCGTCACTACACGTCCGACCCCGAGCAGATGACCGACCTCCCGGCCGACACCCGGGAGCAGCTCGTCGCCGGCATGCTCCCGCCTCTGCTCACCGAGGTGCGACGCCTGGAGACCGACCGCGGCGACACGATCAAGTTCCTGTGGCGCCTGCACGACGGCGCGCTGGTCGAGTCGGTGCTCATGCGCTACCCCGGCCGCATCACGCTGTGCGTGTCGAGCCAGGCCGGCTGCGGCATGAACTGCCCGTTCTGCGCGACCGGACAGGCGGGGCTCACCCGCAACATGTCGACGGCCGAGATCATCGAGCAGATCGTCCGCGCCAACCGTCTGATCGCCGAAGGTGGGCTCGGCGGCAAGAAGGCCGATGACCACAGCATGGAGCGCGTCTCGAACATCGTCTTCATGGGCATGGGGGAGCCGCTTGCCAACTACAAGCGCGTGATGGATGCGGTGCGCTCGATGGTCGCCCCGCAGCCCGACGGCCTCGGCATGAGCGCGCGCGGCATCACGGTGTCGACCGTGGGCCTCGTGCCCGCGATCAAGAAGCTCGCCGACGAGAACATCCCGGTCACGTTCGCGCTGTCTCTGCACGCGCCCGACGACCACCTGCGCGACGAGCTCATCCCCGTGAACTCGCGGTGGAAGGTCGACGAGGCCCTCGATGCCGCCTACGAGTACTACGCCAAGACCGGTCGCCGCGTCTCGATCGAGTACGCACTCATCAAGGACATGAACGACCACGCCTGGCGTGCCGACCTGCTGGCCGAGAAGCTCAATCAGCGTGGCCGCGGCTGGGTGCACGTGAACCCGATCCCGCTGAACCCGACGCCCGGCTCGATCTGGACCTCGTCGGAGATCCCGGTGCAGAACGAGTTCGTGCGCAGGCTCAACGACGCCGGTATCCCCACGACCCTCCGCGACACCCGCGGCAAGGAGATCGACGGCGCCTGCGGTCAGCTCGTCGCCACGACCGAGGACGAGGCCGCTTCCGCTGCGATCGGCTGA
- a CDS encoding SDR family oxidoreductase: MSLAGKTILMSGGSRGIGLAIALRAAADGANIAMLAKTDTPHPKLEGTIHTAAEQIRAAGGQALPIVGDVRDDDDITEAVMKTQGEFGGIDIVINNASVIDLSRSLDLNAKKYDLMQDVNVRGTFMLSRAAVPILKDAENPHILSLSPPLNPTPKWLGAHTGYTLAKFGMTMVTLGLAAEFARDGIAANTLWPRTTIATAAVQNLLGGDKVMAASRTPDIYADAAYAVLLKPAASFTGQTLIVEDVLEADGVTDFSGYAAIPGTPDDALFPDIFLD; this comes from the coding sequence ATGTCCCTTGCAGGCAAGACCATCCTGATGTCGGGCGGCAGCCGCGGCATCGGCCTCGCGATAGCGCTGCGGGCTGCCGCAGACGGTGCGAACATCGCGATGCTCGCGAAGACCGACACCCCGCATCCGAAGCTCGAGGGCACGATCCACACCGCCGCCGAGCAGATCCGTGCGGCGGGTGGCCAGGCCCTGCCGATCGTCGGCGACGTGCGCGACGACGACGACATCACCGAGGCGGTCATGAAGACGCAGGGTGAGTTCGGCGGCATCGACATCGTGATCAACAACGCCAGCGTGATCGACCTGTCGCGCTCGCTCGACCTGAACGCCAAGAAGTACGACCTGATGCAGGATGTCAACGTGCGCGGAACATTCATGCTCTCGCGCGCGGCGGTGCCGATCCTGAAGGATGCCGAGAACCCGCACATCCTGTCGCTGTCGCCGCCCTTGAACCCCACCCCGAAGTGGCTCGGCGCGCACACCGGGTACACGCTCGCCAAGTTCGGCATGACCATGGTCACGCTCGGCCTCGCCGCCGAGTTCGCGCGCGACGGGATCGCCGCCAACACGCTCTGGCCGCGCACCACGATCGCGACCGCTGCGGTGCAGAACCTCCTCGGGGGCGACAAGGTCATGGCCGCCAGCCGCACGCCCGACATCTACGCCGATGCCGCCTACGCCGTGCTGCTCAAGCCCGCGGCGTCGTTCACCGGGCAGACGCTCATCGTCGAGGACGTGCTCGAAGCCGACGGCGTCACCGATTTCTCCGGCTACGCCGCGATCCCCGGCACCCCCGACGACGCGCTCTTCCCCGACATCTTCCTCGACTGA
- a CDS encoding TrkH family potassium uptake protein, with the protein MLTLPAPARRLPRRRGFAPAQAIALGFGAAILVGTALLMLPFSSRSGVWTNFVDALFTSTSAVCVTGLIVVDTATYWSPFGKVVILLLIQLGGLGIMLFAALIGFALARKLSVRSRIFAGTETKSTGVGDMKRTAIGILITTLIIEAAVATVLFVRFWTGYDYDVGRAAWHAVFHAVSSFNNAGFALYTDSLIGFVSDPWICIPICIAIILGGLGFPVLRQLRKEFRNPLHWSMNTRIVLVATLVLLTLGTGFTVVVEWNNPGTLGPLDPASRMLAGFFHSVQARTAGFNSVDTSLMHDETWLVTDVLMFIGGGPAGTAGGIKVTTFAVLLFIMWTEFRGGTAVNVFGKRLSRSVHREAITVVIVALAAVMSAVIAILAMTDLDLDRVLFEVVSAFGTVGMSTGITADLPAAAQLILVLLMFLGRLGPLTLGSALALRQRQTAYELPKERPAIG; encoded by the coding sequence GTGTTGACCCTCCCCGCTCCGGCGCGTCGCCTCCCGCGTCGGCGGGGCTTCGCCCCCGCCCAGGCGATCGCCCTCGGCTTCGGGGCGGCGATCCTCGTCGGCACCGCGCTTCTGATGCTCCCGTTCTCGTCGCGCAGCGGCGTCTGGACGAACTTCGTCGATGCGCTCTTCACCTCCACCTCTGCGGTGTGCGTGACGGGACTCATCGTGGTCGACACCGCGACCTACTGGAGCCCGTTCGGCAAAGTCGTGATCCTGCTCCTGATCCAGCTCGGCGGGCTCGGCATCATGCTCTTCGCGGCCCTGATCGGCTTCGCGCTCGCTCGCAAGCTCAGCGTGCGTTCACGGATCTTCGCCGGCACCGAGACGAAGTCCACGGGTGTGGGCGACATGAAGCGCACCGCGATCGGCATCCTGATCACGACCTTGATCATCGAGGCGGCGGTCGCGACGGTCCTGTTCGTCCGCTTCTGGACCGGCTACGACTACGACGTGGGCCGAGCCGCCTGGCACGCCGTCTTCCACGCCGTGTCGTCCTTCAACAACGCGGGGTTCGCGCTGTACACCGACAGCCTGATCGGGTTCGTGTCCGACCCGTGGATCTGCATCCCGATCTGCATCGCGATCATCCTCGGCGGGCTCGGCTTCCCCGTGCTTCGACAGCTCCGGAAGGAGTTCAGGAACCCGCTGCACTGGTCGATGAACACGCGGATCGTGCTCGTCGCCACCCTCGTCCTGCTCACCCTCGGCACGGGGTTCACGGTGGTCGTGGAGTGGAACAATCCCGGCACGCTGGGACCGCTCGATCCCGCCTCCCGCATGCTGGCGGGGTTCTTCCATTCGGTGCAGGCCCGCACGGCCGGCTTCAACTCCGTGGACACCTCGCTCATGCACGATGAGACCTGGCTCGTCACAGATGTGCTGATGTTCATCGGAGGCGGACCGGCAGGCACCGCCGGCGGCATCAAGGTGACGACCTTCGCCGTGCTGTTGTTCATCATGTGGACCGAGTTCCGCGGCGGGACCGCGGTGAACGTGTTCGGCAAGCGGCTCTCGCGGTCTGTGCACAGGGAGGCCATCACCGTGGTGATCGTCGCCCTCGCCGCGGTGATGAGCGCAGTGATCGCGATACTCGCGATGACGGATCTCGACCTCGATCGCGTGCTCTTCGAAGTCGTCTCGGCGTTCGGTACCGTCGGCATGTCTACCGGCATCACGGCCGATCTGCCGGCGGCCGCGCAGCTCATCCTCGTTCTCCTGATGTTCCTCGGCCGGCTCGGACCGCTGACGCTGGGTTCCGCACTGGCCCTGCGCCAACGGCAGACGGCGTACGAGCTGCCCAAGGAGCGCCCGGCGATCGGCTGA
- a CDS encoding NAD(P)H-dependent oxidoreductase encodes MSALVLDGHPDARSLTAALAQRYAAAHGDARVLALRDLDFDPNLRFGYRERMTLEPDLVEAKRALQSADTVVIATPLWWGSVPALLKGFFDRALLPQQEYRYTKLGLVEGLLPARHGRLLLLADTPWYFVPFTGLPAQTHVARGTMRFCGIRSVRTHRMLGVKDASDATITRWLDRAERLGAADGRRAGAPQPIAAEAASSSVVATS; translated from the coding sequence ATGTCCGCTCTCGTGCTCGACGGCCATCCCGATGCCCGCTCCCTGACCGCCGCGCTCGCGCAGCGCTACGCCGCAGCCCACGGCGACGCGCGCGTGCTCGCCCTCCGCGACCTCGACTTCGACCCGAACCTGCGCTTCGGCTACCGCGAGCGCATGACGCTCGAGCCCGACCTCGTCGAGGCGAAGCGCGCACTGCAGAGCGCCGACACGGTCGTCATCGCGACGCCGCTGTGGTGGGGGTCGGTCCCCGCCCTGCTGAAGGGCTTCTTCGACCGCGCCCTGCTGCCGCAGCAGGAGTACCGGTACACGAAGCTCGGTCTCGTCGAGGGCCTGCTGCCGGCACGCCACGGCCGCCTGCTCCTGCTCGCGGACACACCCTGGTACTTCGTGCCGTTCACCGGATTGCCCGCGCAGACCCACGTCGCCCGAGGGACGATGCGCTTCTGCGGGATCCGCTCGGTGCGCACGCACCGCATGCTCGGTGTGAAGGACGCGAGCGATGCCACCATCACGCGGTGGCTCGACCGCGCCGAACGGCTGGGCGCCGCGGACGGACGCCGAGCGGGTGCGCCTCAGCCGATCGCAGCGGAAGCGGCCTCGTCCTCGGTCGTGGCGACGAGCTGA
- a CDS encoding sulfite exporter TauE/SafE family protein produces MIALDPWAWSALALAAVTIGISKTALPGGSILAIALFAAVLPAHTSTAAMLLLLMVGDVFALIAYRRHAHWPTLLRLAPAVIAGLLVGFAFLALAGDGIVRRAIGVILLLMIAVTLWRRWRQSRADAAAPPSGGIVLAGTYGTLGGFTTMVANAGGPVMSMYFLATRTPVQVFLGTSAWFFAIINAIKVPFLAGLGLFETPVLLMDAVLAPLVVAGALLGLWVARKMNQRVFDRIVIVLTIVGAVYLLF; encoded by the coding sequence GTGATCGCGCTCGATCCGTGGGCCTGGTCGGCGCTCGCCCTGGCCGCGGTGACGATCGGCATCTCGAAGACGGCGCTTCCCGGCGGCAGCATCCTCGCGATCGCGCTGTTCGCGGCGGTCCTGCCCGCACACACCTCCACGGCGGCGATGCTGCTGCTGCTCATGGTCGGCGACGTGTTCGCGCTCATCGCCTACCGTCGGCATGCGCATTGGCCCACGCTGCTGCGCCTCGCCCCCGCGGTCATCGCCGGCCTCCTGGTCGGATTCGCCTTCCTCGCGCTCGCCGGCGACGGCATCGTCCGCCGCGCGATCGGGGTGATCCTGCTGCTGATGATCGCGGTGACGCTGTGGCGCCGGTGGCGGCAGAGCAGGGCGGACGCCGCGGCTCCGCCGTCCGGTGGCATCGTGCTCGCCGGTACCTACGGCACGCTCGGCGGCTTCACCACCATGGTCGCGAACGCCGGGGGGCCGGTCATGTCGATGTACTTCCTGGCCACACGCACCCCGGTGCAGGTGTTCCTCGGCACGTCGGCATGGTTCTTCGCCATCATCAACGCGATCAAGGTGCCGTTCCTCGCAGGCCTGGGTCTGTTCGAGACACCCGTGCTGCTGATGGATGCCGTCCTCGCCCCGCTCGTCGTGGCCGGTGCGCTCCTGGGCCTGTGGGTCGCGCGGAAGATGAATCAGCGGGTGTTCGACCGCATCGTGATCGTCCTCACGATCGTCGGCGCCGTGTACCTGCTGTTCTAG
- a CDS encoding ABC transporter ATP-binding protein: protein MSADQTAPAAVEARGWGWRHASRLAWALRDISFRIEPGERVLVLGASGAGKSTLLHGLAGVLGGEEEGESEGTLIVDGAPAVATRGRAGLVLQDPDSQVILARVGDDVAFGCENLGVPRAQIWPRVEAALDAVGLDVPLGHPTKALSGGQKQRLALAGVLAMGPGLVLLDEPTANLDPAGVIEVRDAVERMLQAQPSTLIVVEHRLEVWLPLITRVIVIGSGGVVADGAPAEVLGVRGAQLAADGVWVPGHPPAAPPPPLWPPGAGETLLSARDLAVARVKGRPVATGIDLDVHAGEALAITGPNGAGKSTLGLTLAGLLPPASGAVEASALLANGAESAPIRWSSRDLLTRIGMVFQEPEHQLLAKTVREELAVGPRALGMTDDEITARSDELLARLRLAHLAAANPYTLSGGEKRRLTVAAAIATRPRVLVLDEPTFGQDARTWAELVAMLAALRDEGAAIVTITHDLEVVRALHAARFELGGAS from the coding sequence ATGTCGGCCGATCAGACGGCCCCCGCCGCCGTCGAGGCCCGCGGCTGGGGGTGGCGTCACGCGAGTCGCCTCGCCTGGGCGCTGCGCGACATCTCCTTCCGCATCGAGCCCGGTGAGCGTGTGCTCGTGCTCGGTGCGTCGGGTGCGGGCAAGTCGACCCTGCTGCACGGCCTCGCCGGCGTGCTCGGGGGTGAGGAAGAGGGCGAGAGCGAGGGCACGCTGATCGTCGACGGTGCTCCTGCCGTGGCCACCCGCGGACGTGCGGGGCTCGTGCTGCAGGATCCCGACTCCCAGGTGATCCTCGCGCGAGTGGGCGATGACGTGGCGTTCGGCTGCGAGAACCTCGGAGTCCCGCGAGCGCAGATCTGGCCGCGGGTGGAGGCGGCCCTGGATGCCGTCGGCCTCGATGTGCCGCTCGGGCACCCGACCAAGGCCCTGTCCGGTGGGCAGAAGCAGCGGCTGGCGCTCGCCGGGGTGCTGGCGATGGGGCCGGGTCTGGTGCTGCTCGATGAACCGACGGCGAATCTCGATCCCGCCGGGGTCATCGAGGTGCGCGATGCCGTGGAGCGGATGTTGCAGGCTCAGCCGTCGACGCTCATCGTCGTCGAGCACCGCCTCGAGGTCTGGTTGCCGCTCATCACGCGCGTGATCGTGATCGGGAGCGGCGGTGTGGTCGCCGACGGGGCACCGGCGGAAGTTCTCGGAGTCCGTGGTGCGCAGCTGGCCGCGGACGGCGTCTGGGTGCCGGGGCATCCTCCCGCCGCGCCACCGCCCCCGCTCTGGCCGCCAGGGGCAGGGGAGACCCTGCTCTCGGCGCGCGACCTGGCCGTCGCCCGCGTCAAGGGGCGTCCTGTCGCCACCGGTATCGACCTCGATGTGCACGCGGGGGAGGCGCTCGCGATCACCGGACCCAACGGGGCGGGCAAGTCGACGCTCGGTCTGACCCTCGCCGGGCTCCTTCCTCCAGCGAGTGGCGCGGTCGAGGCATCCGCGCTCCTCGCGAACGGTGCGGAGTCCGCGCCGATCCGCTGGAGCTCGCGGGATCTGCTGACCCGCATCGGCATGGTGTTCCAGGAGCCGGAGCATCAGCTGCTCGCGAAGACCGTGCGCGAGGAACTGGCCGTCGGGCCACGGGCGCTCGGCATGACCGACGACGAGATCACCGCTCGCAGCGACGAGCTGCTCGCCCGTCTGCGCCTCGCCCACCTCGCCGCCGCCAACCCGTACACGCTCTCCGGCGGTGAGAAGCGCCGGCTCACGGTGGCTGCGGCCATCGCGACCAGACCGCGCGTGCTCGTGCTCGACGAGCCCACGTTCGGGCAGGATGCCCGCACCTGGGCCGAACTCGTCGCCATGCTCGCCGCGCTCCGGGACGAGGGAGCCGCCATCGTCACGATCACGCACGACCTCGAGGTCGTGCGCGCCCTGCACGCCGCACGGTTCGAGCTGGGGGGTGCGTCATGA
- a CDS encoding aminoglycoside 3'-phosphotransferase, protein MSIPSTSVDVPVRVRELARGAALTPVWLNGIGGLTFRTDDGRYIKWGPLDDEANMRDEAERMRWARTWISVPEVLEQGQDDAHEWLVTVAIDASSAVDPRWAAEPETAVRAVGVGLRALHDALPVAECPWEWSTHQRIADAAERGTIVAEDLLQAPPIDRPVVCHGDACMPNTLLDADGRPTAFVDLAALGVADRWADIAVASMSTMWNFGTGWEDTLIEAYGVDPDRDRLAYYRRLWNET, encoded by the coding sequence ATGAGCATCCCCTCCACCTCCGTCGACGTCCCGGTGCGGGTTCGCGAGCTCGCCCGCGGCGCCGCGCTCACACCGGTCTGGCTCAATGGGATCGGGGGGCTGACCTTCCGCACCGACGACGGCCGGTACATCAAGTGGGGGCCGCTCGACGACGAGGCGAACATGCGCGACGAAGCCGAGCGCATGAGGTGGGCGCGTACCTGGATCTCGGTGCCCGAGGTGCTCGAGCAGGGCCAGGATGACGCGCACGAGTGGCTCGTCACGGTCGCGATCGATGCGAGCAGTGCCGTCGACCCTCGCTGGGCCGCCGAACCGGAGACCGCGGTGCGAGCGGTCGGCGTCGGCCTTCGCGCGCTCCACGATGCACTTCCGGTGGCCGAGTGCCCCTGGGAATGGAGCACGCACCAGCGGATCGCCGACGCCGCGGAGCGCGGCACGATCGTGGCCGAAGACCTGCTCCAGGCACCGCCGATCGACCGGCCGGTGGTGTGCCACGGCGACGCCTGCATGCCCAACACGCTTCTCGACGCCGACGGACGCCCCACCGCCTTCGTCGATCTCGCCGCCCTCGGAGTCGCCGACCGCTGGGCCGACATCGCCGTGGCATCGATGAGCACCATGTGGAACTTCGGCACCGGATGGGAGGACACCCTCATCGAGGCGTACGGCGTCGACCCCGACCGCGACCGACTCGCGTACTACCGGCGGCTCTGGAACGAGACCTGA